One Terriglobales bacterium DNA segment encodes these proteins:
- a CDS encoding 2-oxoacid:acceptor oxidoreductase subunit alpha yields the protein MTQTFAIGIGGAAGQGVATPGDIFAKIFSRRGLHLNAYNAYQSIIRGGHTFLTIRTGPDKVTNIGDRIDLLIPLNQDTMDRHLRLLNAGAACIYNSDAINPGPTADGVQLCPLPVSKLADISRNKVAQNTLAVGAGLSMMGIGFQALETMLIEQFKKKGDAVVAENVALARTGYDYASQNFKPFDPPLPMTDHRYAVPSGNMALAMGGVAAGVKFYCAYPMSPSTGVLHWMASHARKAGVMVRQVEDEIGVVNMAIGAAHAGVRAMCATSGGGFALMSEGLGMSAMMETPVVVIDCQRAGPSTGVPTKTEQGDLWQMLGAAFGDYPRVIGGPLDIGDCFKIIPEIFNVADRFQCPGIVLCDLLLSEGRLSVDPKELDFNPPIDRGELITNGNGANGSNGTNGNYKRYQITESGISPRAIPGVPGHIHTAATDEHDEDGVLISDEFTNPTKRRAMMEKRMRKQTGIDAAVPPPHLLGPREAEVTLIGWGSTYGVIGEACAMLNEQGISANQLQIRWLVPLHGDAIVDILKDARRTIIVENNYSGQFARYLRSETSFVPDGHIRKYDGEPFMPHHIVEAVKEQLAGKSTLSVPAHEIMV from the coding sequence ATGACCCAAACCTTCGCCATCGGTATCGGAGGCGCTGCCGGTCAGGGTGTGGCTACGCCGGGCGACATCTTCGCGAAAATCTTCAGTCGTCGCGGTCTGCACCTGAACGCCTACAACGCCTATCAGTCCATTATTCGCGGCGGTCACACGTTTCTGACTATTCGCACAGGGCCCGACAAAGTCACCAACATTGGCGATCGGATTGACCTCCTGATTCCATTGAATCAGGACACCATGGATCGCCACCTGCGCCTGTTGAATGCGGGAGCCGCATGTATCTACAACAGTGACGCGATCAACCCAGGTCCAACGGCGGATGGTGTACAGCTCTGCCCGCTTCCCGTTTCGAAACTGGCGGATATCAGCCGCAACAAGGTTGCTCAGAACACGCTGGCCGTCGGCGCGGGACTGAGCATGATGGGCATCGGCTTCCAGGCGCTGGAGACGATGCTTATCGAGCAGTTCAAGAAAAAAGGCGATGCCGTGGTGGCGGAGAACGTCGCCCTCGCTCGCACCGGCTACGACTATGCCTCGCAGAACTTCAAACCGTTCGATCCGCCGCTGCCGATGACCGACCACCGCTATGCTGTGCCCAGCGGAAACATGGCGCTGGCGATGGGCGGCGTGGCGGCTGGAGTGAAGTTCTACTGCGCCTATCCGATGAGTCCATCCACTGGAGTTCTGCACTGGATGGCTTCGCATGCGCGCAAGGCGGGCGTCATGGTTCGTCAAGTCGAAGACGAGATTGGCGTCGTCAACATGGCCATCGGGGCTGCCCATGCAGGCGTTCGCGCCATGTGCGCAACCTCTGGCGGTGGATTTGCGCTGATGAGCGAGGGCCTCGGCATGTCGGCGATGATGGAGACTCCAGTCGTTGTGATCGACTGCCAACGCGCTGGACCATCGACGGGTGTACCAACAAAGACCGAACAAGGCGATCTCTGGCAAATGCTGGGCGCAGCCTTCGGCGACTATCCGCGGGTCATCGGCGGTCCGCTGGACATTGGAGACTGCTTCAAAATCATTCCTGAAATCTTCAACGTCGCCGACCGCTTCCAGTGTCCGGGGATCGTGCTCTGCGATCTCCTCCTCTCGGAGGGCAGGCTCAGCGTCGATCCGAAGGAACTGGACTTTAATCCGCCCATCGATCGCGGCGAGTTGATTACCAATGGCAACGGAGCCAATGGTTCGAATGGAACCAATGGGAACTACAAGCGTTACCAGATTACCGAGAGCGGGATTTCACCGCGTGCCATTCCGGGAGTGCCCGGTCACATCCACACGGCCGCAACTGACGAGCACGATGAAGACGGCGTGCTTATCAGCGACGAATTCACGAATCCCACCAAGCGCCGCGCCATGATGGAAAAGCGCATGCGGAAGCAGACCGGGATTGATGCTGCAGTTCCACCGCCACATCTGTTGGGTCCTCGCGAGGCCGAAGTCACCCTGATCGGATGGGGATCAACTTATGGCGTGATCGGAGAAGCCTGCGCAATGCTGAACGAGCAGGGGATCTCTGCCAATCAACTCCAGATTCGCTGGCTGGTGCCACTCCATGGCGATGCGATCGTTGACATCCTCAAAGATGCGCGTCGCACGATCATCGTGGAAAACAATTACAGCGGCCAATTCGCTCGCTATCTGCGCAGCGAGACCAGCTTTGTGCCCGATGGACATATCCGCAAGTACGATGGCGAACCATTCATGCCGCACCACATCGTAGAAGCGGTAAAAGAACAGCTTGCGGGCAAGAGCACACTTTCGGTGCCCGCGCACGAAATCATGGTTTAG